The Cyclopterus lumpus isolate fCycLum1 chromosome 18, fCycLum1.pri, whole genome shotgun sequence nucleotide sequence TATTAGTTCAAACTATGTCCAAGTGACGCAGGCTGGATATCATAAGAGACTGCTACATTAGGGTGATGCCAAAACAATAGGTGCCTCCTCCCATAAGAGGAAAACTAATTCATCTTTTAATTTTGAATGGGATAATTACAAACATTAGGTTGAGCATCATTAAGACACTTTGAAGGATTTCATAATCCAAATCATGGGAATAAACAGAAATCTGCCCTGGGCCATTTAATATCCTGATGAAATGTCATCTACAACACCTCATAAATGAATAGTACATCATGTTTCTCCTGCCTTGTCCCCCCCAATCCTTTTCTCCTTTATTTGTTACACGTCTCAAATCGGTCTGATCTGGGTTAAATAATGTAACAGATCAAAACTTCTCAGACTGACATAAATCTTTAGGAGCTTCATACAAACTTTTATACAACTGTTTTAGCCAAACCACTGTCAGAAAATGTTGTCTGTTGAGCTTATGACGACCAGAGGTCTACCACTCCCGatacaaacataatatatacaGATTTTCCAGAATGTAACACTGCAATTCAAAGAGAGACAACGTTATTTAATAAGCACGTTGAACATTTAATAGGTTTTTCCGTATGTATAACAGCTCTATGCATCTTACAGGCAGCAGTTTACATCGCAATCTTTACAGCAGTCCATGTTATTTCCTTGATTTCTTTCagactcctgtgtgtgtgcgtgagtgtgtgtgtgtgtgtgtgtgtgtgtgtgtgtgtgtgtgtgtgtgtgtgtgtgtgtgtgtgtgtgtgtgtgcgtgtgcgtgtgcgtgtgcgtggacTTGTAAGGACTTCACTAAAGACACCATCACTGCCATCCTGTGGTGTGCAGGAAACACTGCTCAGTATCTCTGTAAGGCTGGAGCTTTAACTGTAATTCACCTTCTACCATGTTGCACAAGAGTAGAAtacttttaatatatttcaaatgGCCTTAAAGAGGAAGTTAGTTGGACTGTCTGACACATGACATAAAACATCCATCcacaacattacattttttgtttaaatgaattACGATATAAGATGTGTCTGAAGCGTTAGTTTTCAAAACATGTTTGCGTCAAAATTAAATATGTGCAACAGAcctgtaaaaaataaacttaataaaaaaaactttatatAGTTAAAGTTATGCATTTCTGAGGGATCAACTTCCCTGTTTCTGTGTCGTCCTTTGTAGCTTACCACTCATTCTACAAAAGCAAAAGGGGAACAAACATTGATGCATGCACTTTTTGGACTTTCGGTCATTGTGTCACTTTTTCATGCCAATACTTTCATAAGTGTCCTGGGCATGAGGAGTCAACCCCTGGaaggaagacagagagggatAATGAGACATTTAGGGATAACGCTATTATTTAAAGGGGACGTATCATGCACATAgtcaggttcatacttgtattttgggtttctaaTAGAACATATTTACCTGCTTTAATtctcaaaacacacattattttccaCCACAATGTCTGTGTGAATATACCTGGATTCACCCTCTGTCTGAATCGCTCCGTTTTATCCCCTGTCTCCTTAAGAGCCCCACCCATAAAAGCCCTGTCTCCTGTGATTGGTAGGCGTATTCCCATTTGCACTTTGGCCATCTTCACACTCAATTGCCACCATAGACTCACGATCTGGGTCAACCACACAGAGTTTAGCACCAATTCTCCTCGTGGCGAGATAGTTGTGACATTATAACATTTACAGAAGTCCTGATGGCTCGTTTAAAGAAACCGGCTCTGTATACCGTCTGTGTGCATTTCTCTGGGTTGAgcgttttaaaatgtttgcagTATTCATATAGTACCTAGACCTGctttataattttaaaaaaaagagatggtaATCTCACTttcttcaatttaatttaatctattttaacatttaagcCATCAGCTGTCCCCTATCTCCTTTACGTCATTCATAGCATCAAAACTCACCGTATAGATACCCTCTTCAACATTCTGTCAGGGatggaaaacaacaatattAGATGCAGTATCATTATGGCAACACACACCGTAACATTGTGTCTTTCTTGGTAATTGGCTGTAAGAGGTTGCCGGTAAACTTTAAGTATGTCCTCTGgataaagaggaagaacaaTCTATCGGAGAAGTGCAAGCCAGAAATTAGCATTAGAGTTGCTTTAGAGTTGACTCTGACTCTTGAGATTATTTTTGCCTGTCTCGGGTTTGTTCACCGAGACTCCAGTTTGTGCTGTGGTGGATTGTATTCTCAGCTAACGAGCTTGTTCTAACCCCTCTACATTCATAAACAACAAGTCACGTCTTGATGtctattctgtgtttttattctcacCTGCTTGCCCTTTGCCTTCTCAGCTGCAGCCTCCTTACCATTGTAGATCTGTAGAAGACAGTGTTCAATGAGTGATTATTGAAAGTAGCTACATGTGTCAAACTGTCGTTTTAACATCCATTGATAGTGTTTTTTATATGCTGTTTTCATCACAAGGAACTGTCATTTTAGGTGGAGTTTGGCGGCCCCTGTGAACAGAATGTGTAGTGTTTCCCAAGCACCAGAGACCTCTGAAGAAAACCGAGTTGACTACGTCGTCGTCACCCCTTCACTCCAGCGGGCCTAGCAATATGGTCTGGGCCTTTTTATAACGCCTTAAAAGTtggtaactttaaaaaaaaaattaaaaagtcagATGTTAGTGCATCAGAGCAGATTGCACTGCATCATGACGTGTGGAGagtcaataacaaacaagtcCAGGCTCATCAAAGTCTTATTTTGGGAGCATATATTCATTATTTCGcgataaaaaaaatctaaatctaaatttAGCACTGTAAATGGTGTATGTCGGTACATCTGCATATGATATTCATGTATCCTAGCAAAAGGTTTTATGTCattgttccttctttttttctgaatgcTGACAACAACCTATTCCACATTAACACTAACAATGTACCAGATTACTTTCTACACTTCTAAGTGATTCTGTGTTTGCAGACACATCATGTGAGTGATCCGTTTGATGCGTGCATGTTTCCGTAAAGGCAAATGTGGAGTATATGCAAACCTTGATTCTGCAGTAGAGAGCCGTCAGGATGATGCCGTACAGAAACAGGATTCCATCCAGCACGTAACAGATCTGTGGCTCTGTCAGAGCGGCTGAGGGGACACAGGGGGGCACTTGATTAGGAGCAAAGCCATTAGAACAGCATGTTGATGTAGTCATGTAAATAAAGGATGACATCATAAAGactcatgacatcatcatcaagcATTTGTCTCACATTGGTCCGTAAAGATTGCCTTTTCATTGCAAACATATATCTGGTGCTTTAGCTGTTGGTGCTCGTGTGAATATGACTGCTCTGCGGCCATGGGGCAGTTTTGGTCGTCCTTTACAAAAGAAGATTATTGAGTAACGCCGCTGTCACCATTTTAGATTGTGAAACAATCGGCAACTGCAGCCATTACGTAAGAAACCATTTGTATTATCCTAAATGCTACTTTGAGTAAGGGGAGATTTAAGGGGAGGACGGGTAGTGTGCGCCATTTAACGCTCTGTCAAAcatctttataaatatataaggaCCTTTTAAAAAGTTTATCAAATAAGAATGAATGGAGGGGGTGATTTATGAAGAATACTTCTCACTTCTAGTCTTTTACTGAGAATCCCTGTAATGTGTCATTGTACCCATGCACAGAAAGGAGCAGGACTTCGGTGGAGCTCTAGATGGGATATTAGATAGATATTATTCAGTTGAAAATACTTGAACACCGATCGTATACGAGCTTACAAGCTTTTACAGATTAATGTTTTTCTATTGCTGTTGTTCAAATGGTCAGCTTCATTGGATACGCAACCGTTAGAAAAGTTTAGCTTCACACCCACACCGAACAGATTATTGACGACCACAAAAGATAGATATTGTGAAGGCAAATATAATGTGCATatcacaatattattattgacCCTCCAAAGCTACAGAATCCACTTTTTGATTCCATTTTCAGCAGAATAATTTGAAAAGAAATTGGGCATAACGTAACACTTGTTCTAACTTCATGATAAGCGCCACCATAAATATCTGACACTAAGCTCAACATGCGATGCATTTCTGGATATGGACAACACTTTTGAAATACATTGGCCCTGGGTTAGCAGTCAATCAACGAAAAACATGAGCTGCAATGTTTCATGATTGTATGACAATAGCGTTGCAGCCACCgcccggttccccctcaggtaaacagttttgactgttttttaCTGTTAGCGCTGTTGGCTACGAGCAGCCGGCTAAGGTTAacgttgagaggcaatcaaaatgctcccaaaCTCCTATAATGCACTTTTAATGTATAGGATAAATGTCGCGAACTGATCAAGCCAATTAatgcttgtttttttcaaacagatctttgttgttattttattaatgtTATCTCACAATCCATTGCTTTAATAAGTTTTCATTAGATGAGCACAAAGTTAATGGATTCATCTAAAGACACAAGCTCTGATTGGAATCTCTATTTCACAAAATACTGCTGAAAATAACAcagcaacaaattaaaaaataagtaattaaatttaaaacaatttcaaattaaaacagatgagatcatgaaaacatttttaaaaagtttgagAAGACAACGAACACATTGTGAGATGAAATGTGTATGACAGGAAGACACAATGTCAAACTTAAAAGCCTCTCAAAAGAACTACTTTGCGATGAACAAATTTAAGAATAAAAGAATCGACTTACACataatgattattttataatgtacaTGGACAtctaattaattacatttctaGTTCAATGCATCATTTAATTGACTCATTCTAATCAACCACTGGAAAGGATTCATGTGGCACTGTGTCCACAGCTTCATTGTGttatatatagatttatatatttgtttgttttcttgaaTTTAAGTTTGAAAGTTTTAACTAAAGCCAATTTAACCATTGTTCAACAGAACTTTGAGGTGTTCATTTAACTTTTGACAATATCgtgttacattttaataaaattcaaatgtaatttggagtttacatgttaaaaaaaaaaaaaaaaaaaaaaaagaaccttgAGCACATGTCCTTTTCTGTCCCTTTGCTTTTTCTCAGTCACTAATTCAATGAAATGAACCACTTCTCCGAAATATGTGATGGTGTGATTATTTCCACACTTCCAAATAATGTTCCCTtttcacacacataatataaaCATCGGTTTGCTTTCTGTTACACTTCACGACGGACATAATTGGACATATTCGGCACGATCGTGTTTGGATGGACGATCGTGCCGAAAGTAAAAAAGGTAAACTTGGTTGTGAATGCCTCTGTTTATCTGTTGCCTTCGCTTCACCAGAGCTGGTGTGTTATCTTCAGGTTTTGGTTTCCGCAGCTCTCATGTAGCGTGTGTTCAAAGGAAACAGCGAACACAGAGTAAGCCCCTGAAAATAACTGATGGGGGGATAAATATTTCACAGTGTGACCCACCACCCATTCAATAGCTAACGAGTGGATCTCAGTGCACTTATGATAAATAAATCCCTGCAACAGATTGTTCAGGATTAAATAATGGGATTAATGCTGTGTCTATGTGCAGTTGTATGTATTGTGATAGAAGGCAAGGCTCTACGAGGGACGTATACATGCAGTTacaacatttatctttttaactgCTCGGGTCACAAAGGGGATAGAGGATACATATTTTCAAAAGTGAGatctttctctttaaaaaaaaaaaaaaaaagacctccaCACCAGTTGGCTGCGACTATAGACCGCGGATACGAGAAGTAGGCCAAAGTCAGCTGTGGTTTGGaattaaaactgaaatatcTTGGCTGTAACATCTCTTACAAAATGAACAACCCCTTCACATTTCTGAATTACACCAAATTTAAATTTacgttattttcattatcaattgaTCTCCCAATTATTTCCTTAATTAATCCATTAATAACTTATAACTGTAAAATATCTTTCTCTTTCAGTTTTTGTATAATTAATtgtaagtttttttttgtgtcagagAATGTCCTGTTCTGTGGAAAATgatcaattaaataataaaagtaatttgatttaaaaccTCAGACTATATTGAAAAATGCCAATCCCTACTTCCTAGTTGTTGCATATTTCTATATCCAGTAGTTAATTGAGCCTTTTAAAGCAAAAGAAGCAAATCcccacatttgagaagctggaaacaTTCAATCTTTGGCATTTTGGGATTCTTAAAACGGTTGGCAATTTTCtctcaatcatttaaaaaataaattgggGGAAATTGTACCCTTCTGTAATATCTTCATGGCCTATTAGACGCCCAATGTTACCTGACCTTTTAAGGCTCGATATGTGTACCTATACTTTAAAATTGTAAAATTGTTTAATTTCTTGTTACTCATCATTCTCAACATAATAGCATCAAATAGTCGTATTTTCAAAACGTGTGTTTGTCTACAGCACGGGTTTCATCTAATTCACCATGAACAAAATAGATATGTTCTCCCAGGTTAACCACTCAACATGGTAGCTTCTGTTCAGTCACGCTGTATCTGAAGTTCTCATCAGATTGTTCTCGTCAGAGATGAAGCCGTCCCTGTTGTGACTTCGGCACATCAAACTGCCCAGTGTACGTACTTTAGTTTACAGAATATCCCAACTCACCAgacacttttccaaaactcatCCACAGAAAAATGACCACCAGTAATGGGCTCCTGTCCAACGCCGTCATGGTAACGCAGGCTCAACACGGACAACTGGGCTCCTGTAAAGTGGCCAGCACGCAGCGAGCACAACGACTTCTGGGTGGGGTTTTGGTCTGCGTTCTAGTGAACACTCGAGCGGTGCAGACTTCACTGCCAACAGGGGAAGTTGTGGTCGGAGCTCTAAGTCCATTTGTCTCAGATCTCATCAGGCCACTCCTCCTTTTAACACCAACCAGAGGAAGGACAAACGTTGAGGCCCTGGGCTCCGCTGTCACGCTTATTACTTAGATTTTCAGACACAAGTCAAGGAAATGAGCATTTGAAAAAGAACAGCGTTTAAgatccctaaaaaaaaaaacaccctatTGCAATGCGGTGGGGAAAAGAGACAGCGTAATACTTTTCTATTGGGTCATAAAATATTTATTAGGATTATTTGGGCATTGTACATCACTGATTTTAAGTAGAGTCATCAGTCAAAAAGTGAACAGGAAGAGAACCTGACAAACCgatgtgtgaaggagaggatgaACTCTCCTCCTCAGAACCAACGCGTTGGTGGAGGCGGTTTAACGGTCAATTTCTCCAAACACGATGTCCTGTGTACCTGTCAGAGGAAGAAGCAAAGGCTCAGTACCACTTGATACCAATGCTAATATTTTTGTATCCAAGTATTATTGCTCATATGAGGATGGACTCTTGAACTATAACCACTTGCTTACCAATAATGGCCACGACATCAGCCAGCATGTGTCCTGTGGACATTTTATCCAGACCAGccttaaagaagaaaacatttattagCATTCAGAATAACTGAAGACGAGCCATTCAGGGCAGATGAGCTCTTAAAAAATGATGTAGTCATAATTCATGCGATTATAGCCTGAAGTTAATGCACTAACTACTCTTAATAGTTTGTTTATGCCACTTTAAAAGACAATTTTAGCCTTGAAGACCAAAATTCAAATGGCGACGTTAAACAGCGGTGCATGTCCATGAGCTACGAGATgagcaggaaggagaggaggagggggttcgGTCCCATTTTAATGGCTCTATAGTACTTTATAAAATCTACTTAATGATCTAAAAGTAGCCTTAAGGACAAGCCGTTAAACGTGCTGAATAATTGATACCCGGTGTGTTTAATATTTCAGTGTGAAGTTGTAAGTGCGCACCAAATGAGCGAATCCAGGAGCTTTGATCTTGCAGCGATAGGGTCTGCTGGAGCCGTCCGACACCATATAAACACCAAACTCTCCCTGTGAGGGACACAtggggacacacacaaatacactccaGTAAGCATATTACATTACAACAAGTCCCTAAAGGCTTCCCAATTAATTAAGGCTACAAAAGAAACCTTGTATATACACAGGATGGAGACGtacactttttgtttgttgggttAAAATCTATTAAGTCTCATACTGCATCTGCAGATTACTTTACCTGTGCGGTTAGTCAGAGGAAAATAGTGAATATTCAGAAATATTATACATCTAGTGAGTGGTCTCACCTTAGGTGCCTCCACAGCTGTGTATGTGACCCCTGGGGGGACCTGGTAGCCCTCCGTGTACAGTTTAAAGTGGTGGATAAGAGACTCCATGGATGTCTAGGACAAGAAGCACATAAAACATGTGATTCTCAGCAGCTGCGTTGATAGtgatgcgtgcacacacactctgtcctctcatcacacacacattaattttTCCCAGTCTACTCACCTTCATCTCAGACCTCTTGGGTGGGGCGACCTTGGCATCGTCCACCTTAATCTCTCCTTCAGGCATCTTGTTGAGCGCCTGCTGCATGATCCTCAGGGACTGCCTCATCTCTTCCACTCTGCACAGATACCTGGACCACAAGCATAGAGAGAAGAGCGGCGGTGAGCTACAGATGCCGGTAATACTGTGTGGCACTAAATCAGACAGAAAGCAGGACTGGCAATGGTGAGGATTGATcacacaaacagataacagactGCTGTTGTTGACTCCTATACCACAGACAGCTTACGCTGATTAATTTCTCAGACCGTTTGATAAACATCACAGCTTCTGTGATTAGAGACCGTGAAGCCACTGcctcaattaaaatgtttaagcagcaacattattaataataataataatacatttatttatatagcacctttaaaaacagagtttacaaagtgctctacatataagcaagataaaaacatcaatacaagtaaacatttcagaaaatacatgaggcaaaggagacaatgtaggcaatgaacacaatagaggaatagaacattacaaatacaaaataaagcagaacagacaaactaaaataggggaaacaaggggaaactgcataaaaggatgacatcacttaaaagcagttctataaaaatgggttttaagaagtgatttaaaagaagctactgattctgctagtcttatcccctcaggtaggtcgttccaaagtcgaggggctctgatggcaaaaaaaatgagtgcatgaatgactttttccagatctgagagTTGGattttttgagattattcttaattgaaagaagcaggactggacaatttttttgatctgtgattcaaaatttaattgagagtaacacaagtaaacattgcacccacatttctggcaacaggttttaaataagcagccaagggaccaagttgactcttgagactggtgttattgtttggggaactgaataatatgacttctgatttggagttattgagctgaagaaaatgttgagccatccagcagttaacgtcagagggACAATCTAAAACAGTTTATTATtaagatgttttattattaagatTATTAAGCTCATTATGACATTGTATCAGGGCCATTGtaggtcaaataaataaatgattaccTAGCCAGGGAAGGGGGTAATATTCTGAGAAAgatttaatacatttgaatattctCTGAAAAAAAGTTATAATATTTCCAGAAAATATTTCCAGAAAAACAATATATGGaccaatacaaaaataatcccTGTTAATCATCACTCATGACCCACCAAAAATGCCAGGTCTGTTAttcaaaactgttttttttacatcccaGAGAATATTCAAtttttttctctgaatattACGCCCTTCTCCCACTCAGTATTGTTTTTCCCCACCGACAATGGCCCTAATACTCCGTTGTAAGCTCACACATCCAGCTGTATCTATATTTAaactatgatttatttacatATGGTTATTCAGTAAAGGATGCTTGCTTTACTGAACATATACATTAATTGTATATGCTGGTTCAATGCAGCTTTTATAAAATAGCAAAGACATACATACCACTGCAATTCAAATGTCTGACAAATACATTCCTTTTTAGTGGTAAGGTAATCATTTTGGTTATCTCATGTCAGAAGACGCAGCTTGCATGAGGCATATTTGGTGAAACGTGCCCCTGActtggaatttaaaaaaagggagggCAAGGAAAAGGAAACTGGGAAAAAACGACTCCAGCCATCTGTTCATCATTTACCTGTCGTAGCAGTCTCCTTTGCTTCCAACGGGGACGTCAAACTCCACTTGGTCATACTTGTCATAAGGCTGAGACTTCCTCAGGTCCCACTTGATGCCTGACCCTCGCAGCATCACGCCGCTGGTGGAGGGGCCAGGAGAGGGGTGATCACAGTATACACATTTACGCTCGTCAATCGGATTAAAAATATGCAAGCTTTTCAATAAAAGGCCATTAAaaaaggggaggaaaggggTCTTTTGACTTTCATGAGTGGGTTACCTGAAGCCATAGTTGAGGGCATCTTCAGCGGTAACCACCCCGATGTCCACAGTACGATTCTTCCAGATACGATTGTTGGTCAACATCTGCATCGAGGAAAACCAGCAGATTTGAATTACCATCGACAGACCTTCACCACATCCTTATCGTCGTGTTAAGGGTGTGTGGAGGTTTCAGTCACCTCTTCTACTTCATCAATTCTAATGGAGAAATTCTTGCACCACTCATAGATGTCGTCCATCAGGCCAAGGGGCAGATCCTGGAACACATTTAGCATCGTCAGTGATTATGATTGATGAATCTGATTTGTCGCTGTTCCCAACGAgagaattgttttattttgtcacaaAAATAAGCCAATGAATTCTCCTACCTGATGCACACCACCGGGTCTGATGTATGCAGCGTGCATCCTGGCTCCGGACACTCGCTCATAAAACTCAAACATCTGAGAGAACACAAGGGACACGCAGTTTGTCAGAGGGCCTCAAGTagtatatttcatatttgtatATTGAAAAAGATGATCTACTCAATAGATGCTCTATATGGGGTACTCTGGGTGTCCGAGTGGGCCTTGGGCCTGAGGACAAACTGATTCTGGAAGATGTTTTGACCCGACTGGTATCGAAGTAGTCAAGAAAATGTTTGAAGCAGAGCAAGCTCAATGACAACATACAAGTGAATATTTCCTGAGGCCCAAGTATATGTGCATAGCTAGCTAtaactaatgcagtctaataaAACAGCCATGAAATAAATCATATAAATAATGTTACATTTGGGCTGAAACTGTTCAGAGTTGCTGTTAATTGTCTTAAGACAGATGGTAAGCTCTGGACTACAGGTGCAAAGAAGCTTATAGCTAactcttatgctgcgttcacagcAAACGCGGTGCGAATATTCGCGccacgtttggtgtgaacgcagcattacacaGCTaagcaaataaacataaatatgtaaataaggGAGGGATTGCACATAATTAGGGGCGATTTTTCCTGACGGTGAAGCTCTAAAATTGCTGAATCTCATGCAACCAACCTAAGGTCAAATGATCTTAGTTAACAATGAAATGTCACTTTTTTGGTCACAATGTTTCTGTTGGCTCCCATAGAGTTGCATGATTTTCACTAACTattacttagttaggttaagaTTAAGTATCACTAACGGGCATTAAAACAGCACCTTccagaagtaaacaaataatGAACAACAAGACAAGACACAATGACTTggaccttctctctctcctcaaacAACCAGAAAAAGGGGGTCATGGCACCAATGTCAAGGGCGTGCGTGGTGATGGCCATGATGTGGTTGAGGATGCGAGTCAACTCTCCGAACAGAACTGCAAACACAGTACAGAACACACCCAACCGTTTAAAGCAATGGCaactatttttttgtaaatcagTTGAAAGTTAAGTTAAGCAAATGTAGCATTTCActacagattattattttatttggggcaaactgaatatcttttgcTTTTGGAATGTGCGTTGGATAAAACAGCCATTTAAATGTTACCTTGCAAATAGGCATCTTTTG carries:
- the fcer1g gene encoding high affinity immunoglobulin epsilon receptor subunit gamma isoform X1, with amino-acid sequence MTALDRSPLLVVIFLWMSFGKVSAALTEPQICYVLDGILFLYGIILTALYCRIKIYNGKEAAAEKAKGKQNVEEGIYTGLTPHAQDTYESIGMKK
- the fcer1g gene encoding high affinity immunoglobulin epsilon receptor subunit gamma isoform X2, which produces MTALDRSPLLVVIFLWMSFGKVSAALTEPQICYVLDGILFLYGIILTALYCRIKIYNGKEAAAEKAKGKQGLTPHAQDTYESIGMKK
- the ndufs2 gene encoding NADH dehydrogenase [ubiquinone] iron-sulfur protein 2, mitochondrial, producing the protein MAATMLRSLTKLGRPSTTFILNNNLLSPSCSVVQNRQKQWQPDVEWTEQFAGAVMYPTAINEKWTPPPWNDKDPPSHKGVAITTLNFGPQHPAAHGVLRLVMDLSGESVKKCDPHIGLLHRGTEKLIEYKTYLQALPYFDRLDYVSMMCNEEAYSLAVEKLLNIQAPPRAEWIRVLFGELTRILNHIMAITTHALDIGAMTPFFWLFEEREKMFEFYERVSGARMHAAYIRPGGVHQDLPLGLMDDIYEWCKNFSIRIDEVEEMLTNNRIWKNRTVDIGVVTAEDALNYGFSGVMLRGSGIKWDLRKSQPYDKYDQVEFDVPVGSKGDCYDRYLCRVEEMRQSLRIMQQALNKMPEGEIKVDDAKVAPPKRSEMKTSMESLIHHFKLYTEGYQVPPGVTYTAVEAPKGEFGVYMVSDGSSRPYRCKIKAPGFAHLAGLDKMSTGHMLADVVAIIGTQDIVFGEIDR